Within the Nitrospirota bacterium genome, the region TATATTATGTTGTCATGCGTAAATATATTATTCTCATTTTTGTATTCGCTGCTGCATTTATGCTGAATGTGCCGCTGTCGTACGGAGGCGGCAATGCTGACCATGACTGCACAAAATGCCATAAGCTATCCTTAGACGAAGCACAAAATATAGTTCAGGGAGGCATACCTGCTTCCAAGGTTCTTGAAATAAACCCCGGCCCTGTCAAAGGTGTATGGGAGATAGTTTTTGAAGTAAGGGGGCAGAAGGGGATAGTCTATGTTGGCCTTTCAAAAGAACTTCTCATCTCAGGCGACATATTTGACCTCAAGGCAAGAAATAATCTCACAGGCGAAAGACTTTCCAATCTCAATAGAATAGACGTATCAAAGATACCTCTTGACGGCGCTTTGGTAATGGGCGATGCAAACGCACCCAAGAAGGTGATTGTCTTTACAGACCCTGATTGACCATTCTGCGGAAAACTTCATCTGGAGATGAAGAAGGTTTTAGAGAAAAGAAAAGATATAGCATTTTATCTGAAGCTATTTCCTCTGGTAAAGCTGCATCCGAAGGCTTATGAAAAATCAATGACAATAGTATGCAAAAAGTCCTTAGAACTTCTGGAAGACAACTTTGACGGCAAAAAACTTCCTCCTCCTGAATGCAAAACCAAAGAGATAGATGAAAATCTAAAACTCGGAGAAAGTCTCGGTATCACAGGCACTCCTGCAATTATATTCCCTGACGGAAGTATCGTCCCCGGCGCAATGGCTGCCGATGCCTTAATCTCGCGGATTGACAGAAAACCTTAAACAACAAAATATTTTCAAATAATTTTTTTGTCCGCCTCCTTTATGCACCCTATGTAATTAAGAGGGTATGAGTGTTCTATGTTTATTCGTGTTGACGCAATGTGAAGTTTATGATAATCTTTTGCTAACTTATTATGTGTCAGAGGAAAAGTGTTTAGCGCTGATAGGGCAAGACACCTGCAAAACCTTTTTTTATCAGAAAGCTGGAAAGGCCGCTTCAAGGCCCTTTCTGATACTACAGGATTTAATCTGAGAATCTATTCAGAGGATGGGAACCCAATTTTTTCTACTGAGGAGTATTGTCCAATGTGCAGGGGTTTGCTCTCTGCGCCTGATTTTAGGTCTAAATGCGATACCTACTGCCACAACACTATGATGGAAGCTTTTAGTAAATGCCATCCAATAACCTACAAGTGTTATGCAAAAATAATGAGTTTTGCCTTCCCAGTCGAATATATGGGTGACAAGGTAGTAATCTTAGGACAGGGGTCATTTCCCACCTACGGAGATTTCCGCGAATTTATAAAACATTTAAGCTTTTCTAAAGTTGAAATTTTTCCTGTAACAGGTCCCCTTAAATTTACTACTGCTGAAGATGCAAGAAATGCATGCAGTCTTGTGGATAGTTCTATAGCTCAACTTTTAAAAAACACTCAGGAAACCATTACACTTAAGAAAAAGGTGGATAGCCTGAAAAAAGTCCTTGGCATGTGGGGTGTTGCTTCACAGGAGCAACCGGAGACACTTTATAAATATATGACAGCTAATCTATTTACACTTCTTGACATTAAGTATATTGCAATTTTTTCATTAGACAAAGAGCGCGGCAGCTATAAGAGCCTTTACAGCCTGAAGAAGAATGATAGGGCGGCAGAGACCTTCAGCATCAGCGAGCATGATATCATAGTACAAGAACTCCTGAAAGGTAAGCCGTTTGTTTCATCAATGGAACCC harbors:
- a CDS encoding thioredoxin fold domain-containing protein, with amino-acid sequence MKKVLEKRKDIAFYLKLFPLVKLHPKAYEKSMTIVCKKSLELLEDNFDGKKLPPPECKTKEIDENLKLGESLGITGTPAIIFPDGSIVPGAMAADALISRIDRKP